The following proteins are co-located in the Spinactinospora alkalitolerans genome:
- a CDS encoding LLM class F420-dependent oxidoreductase, with protein MRLRIFTEPQQGASYDTLLTVARATEDLGFDAFFRSDHYLTMGGDGLPGPTDAWITLAGLARETGRVRLGTLMTAATFRHPGPLAIGAAQVDQMSGGRVEFGFGAGWYEDEHSAYGIPFPATARERFERYEEQLDVITGLWDTPAGETFSYTGRHYQLSDSPALPKPAQAPRPPVLIGGTGPKRTPRLAARHADEYNVPFNSVEDTSAAFERTRAAVKDSGRQAPMVYSAAQVLCCGRDDAEVARRAAAIGREVDELKANGLAGSPDEVADKIGRFAEIGAERMYLQVLDLSDLEHLELVASRVAPQLG; from the coding sequence ATGCGTTTGAGGATCTTCACCGAACCGCAGCAGGGCGCGAGCTACGACACCCTCCTCACGGTGGCAAGAGCCACCGAGGACCTCGGCTTCGACGCCTTCTTCCGCTCCGACCACTACCTGACGATGGGCGGCGACGGGCTCCCCGGCCCCACCGACGCCTGGATCACCCTCGCCGGGCTCGCCAGGGAGACCGGCCGGGTCCGGCTGGGCACGCTCATGACCGCGGCGACGTTCCGGCACCCGGGGCCGCTGGCGATCGGCGCCGCCCAGGTCGACCAGATGAGCGGGGGCCGGGTGGAGTTCGGCTTCGGCGCCGGCTGGTACGAGGACGAGCACTCCGCCTACGGCATCCCGTTCCCGGCCACGGCCCGCGAGCGCTTCGAGCGCTACGAGGAGCAGCTCGACGTCATCACGGGCCTGTGGGACACCCCGGCCGGAGAGACGTTCTCCTACACCGGGCGGCACTACCAGCTCTCCGACAGCCCGGCCCTGCCCAAGCCGGCGCAGGCGCCGCGTCCTCCGGTGCTCATCGGGGGCACCGGGCCCAAGCGGACGCCGCGCCTGGCGGCCCGGCACGCAGACGAGTACAACGTGCCGTTCAATTCGGTCGAGGACACCTCGGCGGCGTTCGAGCGCACGCGCGCCGCGGTCAAGGACTCCGGGCGGCAGGCGCCCATGGTCTACTCGGCGGCGCAGGTCCTGTGCTGCGGCCGCGACGACGCCGAGGTGGCCCGCCGCGCCGCAGCGATCGGCCGCGAGGTCGATGAGCTCAAGGCCAACGGCCTGGCCGGCAGCCCCGACGAGGTCGCCGACAAGATCGGCCGCTTCGCCGAGATCGGCGCGGAGCGGATGTACCTGCAGGTCCTGGACCTGTCCGACCTGGAGCACCTGGAGCTGGTCGCGTCCCGGGTGGCGCCGCAACTCGGCTAG